Within the Thermostichus lividus PCC 6715 genome, the region TTGGCGATCGCTTTTTAGTAATGTTTCAGATGGGCATCAGCAACAAACCCTTTTTTGCCCTAGTGCCCCGCGATCGCCTGCCACAGCCGCAGCAACTGTGGCGACCGGGGCTGAGTCTTGGCTTACTGGCCTTAACCTTTTTGACGACGACCCTAGCGGGTTTAGCGTTGGTAGCGCCAGACGTGAGCGCAGCGGAACTACGGCAGAATCCTGAGCTGCTCTGGCAGGGGTTGCCCTACAGTATTGGTCTGCTCTTGATTTTGGGGATTCATGAGCTGGGGCACTTCACCGCGGCGCTTTACTATCGAGTCAAGGCCACGTTGCCCTACTTTATTCCCCTGCCGTTTGCCATGGGAACCCTTGGTGCCTTTATCCAGATGCGATCGCCCATCCCCCATCGGCGCGCCCTTTTTGATATTAGTGTGGCAGGGCCGGTGGCAGGCTTCTTGGTCACTCTGCCGCTACTGATTTGGGGGTTGCACCAGTCGGAAATTGTTCAGCTACCTGCCAATGCCAACGAACCATCCCTGAACCCACAGGTGTTTAACCCACGCATCTCGATTCTTTTTGCCCTGATTGCCAAGGCGGTGTTTGGCCGTGCCCTAACCAACGACAGTGTTTTGCAGTTGCATCCCCTAGCGATCGCCGGGGTGCTGGGGTTAGTGGTCACAGCCTTGAACCTCATGCCGGTGGGACAGTTAGATGGCGGCCACATGGTTCATGCGATGTATGGCCATCGGGCAGGAGCAATCATTGGCCAAGTTAGTCGATTGTTAGTACTGATTTTATCCTTTATTCAGCCGTGGCTCTTTGTGTGGGCACTGATTCTCTTTTTTCTGCCCGCCTTTGATGAACCAGCGTTGAATGATGTCAGTGAACTCGACAACTGGCGTGATGGGTTTGGCCTGATGGCACTGGTGCTGCTGCTCCTGATTATTTTTCCGGTACCTGCTCCCTTGGCCGCATTTCTTTGGGCGTGAAGAAGATGAGTTAGACGTAAGCCGGGTTCTGTTCAAAGGGGGTTATCTATCTGGGACACCTGTTACCAAGTGCCTCTAGCGGCTCTGGCTAGCCAAGAACTGGGGAAAAGACCAACCCTGGTTCTTTAGCGCTAGCACACCTTGCTTCCAGCCGGGGTTTACCGAGCCAACACCTCTCGATGTTGCTGGTGCGCTCTTACCGCACCGTTGCACCCTTACCTGTGAGGTTTCCCTCCATCGGCGGTATATTTCTGTGGCACTTTCCTCGCGGTCACCCGCACTGGGCGTTACCCAGCAAGCTTGGTCTTTCGGAAGCCCGGACTTTCCTCAGGAGTGGGTCACTCCCGCAACCACCGCGCTAACTCATTGATCCTATTGTACAAGGGGAGCGTGGGCGATCGCCTCTAGGCCAACGGCACTGAGAACCGCCTGCCACTCACTGCGCGCCATATCCTTGGTGGTCATTTGCCGTTGTAGATCCGCAAGAATGGCTAAGGTTTCGTACCAGAGACCCGCATCGACGGCAGCACTGAGGCGATCGCCGACATTATTGGCTGCCAGCTTTTTTGCTAAGTCAGTACTGGGCTGAATTCGCTCCACCACCCCACTCACTGACACCATCGCCGAGGGATCATCTGCATCCGCACCACACAGGAGCGTAAACGACCAGCGATAGTCTTGACCTGGGTTCAGCTCTACGGTGGGCTGTAGGGCTAAAATCCCTGGTTGCGCTGGTAACCTCACAACGGTTGTGCTAACGTCGCGGTTCTGGGGATCTGTGATCACCAATTCCCCTTGGCTAGCCGTACTGGTGGGCACAAACACAAAGAACGTCGGCTTGGCAACAGCGGTTTGCCCTAGGTTGGTACTGGGCAAGAGCGCCGTTAAGCGCTGGTTTCCCATCACACAGCTTCCGCGGGTCGCCCCGCCAAAGCGGCTACCGGGAGCACCACGATTAGGAAGGTTGGCCCGCAGCCGTGCAGCTAAGCTATTTGCCTGACTCACAACGATAGGGGCAGACTGAGCAAGGGTAATGCCCCCATGGTCAGCGGCAAGAGGGCTAGGGCAACGGCGGGAACAAGTGTGACAACGTGACGCATGGGTTTGTTTCCTTGTTGAACCAATGACACGTTTTCACCATAAGGCTATTTTGGGAAGCGCTCTGTGAGGTGGCGCTGCTAAGGGCGGTGAGATTGCTAACTGATGGCTGGTGATCGGTATCACCCTAGGCTGGTGTTGCCTCTAGGGTGCGGAGGATCTTGAGGGCACTGTCAATGTGTTCCTTGACATTAAACATGGAGTCAAAGATATAGCGCACAATGCCGTTCTTATCGATGACGTAGGTGACCCGTCCTGGAAATAAGCCAAACAGGGTGGAGGCACCGTAGGTCTGCCGCACCTTGTTGTCCGGATCACTGAGGACTAAAAAGGGGAGGTGATGATGGCTCTGAAAGCCGGTTTGTTTATCGAGGGGGTCGCCACTAATGCCAATGACTTCGGCACCCAGAGCTTGGAATTGGCTGTAAGCATCCCGGAATCCACAGGCTTGCACCGTGCAGCCGGGAGTTTCTGAAGCCGGATAAAAGTAGAGGACAACGTTTTTGTTTCCTCGAAAGTCTGAGAGCCTAACGGTTTGGCCATTGGCCGCCAGAAGCTCAAAGTCGGGGGCGCGATCGCCCACGTGGATAGCAGTTGCCATCTCTTAGTTGCCCCCTAGCCACTTTTGGGCGTTGAGGCGCTGAACCACCCCAAACACCAGTAGATCAAGGGTGACTTTGCGCTCATCTGCTAAAAATGGCTCAATGGTACTCGGCGCAATGCCGTAGTTACTACAGACAAAAGCCTTTGCTCCCTGAATATTGCCATCGAGGAAGTAGAGCCGAAATTGGTGCGCCTGATT harbors:
- a CDS encoding site-2 protease family protein is translated as MTWISLIVLGLILLLIVRQGTARLSQTPWWLLWLVLMLPAFFIAGWMALYGNTPVPSGWLIVVFVTSSFLYLILLRRGQQALAPATPAPSLPTVPEEPARLLNRDEEAQLQSCFPWGIYYLQHIEYRPQAVICRGQMRGDANKVYQTVERNIAQRFGDRFLVMFQMGISNKPFFALVPRDRLPQPQQLWRPGLSLGLLALTFLTTTLAGLALVAPDVSAAELRQNPELLWQGLPYSIGLLLILGIHELGHFTAALYYRVKATLPYFIPLPFAMGTLGAFIQMRSPIPHRRALFDISVAGPVAGFLVTLPLLIWGLHQSEIVQLPANANEPSLNPQVFNPRISILFALIAKAVFGRALTNDSVLQLHPLAIAGVLGLVVTALNLMPVGQLDGGHMVHAMYGHRAGAIIGQVSRLLVLILSFIQPWLFVWALILFFLPAFDEPALNDVSELDNWRDGFGLMALVLLLLIIFPVPAPLAAFLWA
- a CDS encoding DUF928 domain-containing protein, with product MSQANSLAARLRANLPNRGAPGSRFGGATRGSCVMGNQRLTALLPSTNLGQTAVAKPTFFVFVPTSTASQGELVITDPQNRDVSTTVVRLPAQPGILALQPTVELNPGQDYRWSFTLLCGADADDPSAMVSVSGVVERIQPSTDLAKKLAANNVGDRLSAAVDAGLWYETLAILADLQRQMTTKDMARSEWQAVLSAVGLEAIAHAPLVQ
- a CDS encoding peroxiredoxin, with the translated sequence MATAIHVGDRAPDFELLAANGQTVRLSDFRGNKNVVLYFYPASETPGCTVQACGFRDAYSQFQALGAEVIGISGDPLDKQTGFQSHHHLPFLVLSDPDNKVRQTYGASTLFGLFPGRVTYVIDKNGIVRYIFDSMFNVKEHIDSALKILRTLEATPA
- a CDS encoding DUF2996 domain-containing protein; protein product: MAEETPTKPEKKEKPPAVEDKPFPEFINEAFLPALTQALADKVTDLTLRLEDTTVVGEWGNQAHQFRLYFLDGNIQGAKAFVCSNYGIAPSTIEPFLADERKVTLDLLVFGVVQRLNAQKWLGGN